The sequence below is a genomic window from Oncorhynchus nerka isolate Pitt River linkage group LG7, Oner_Uvic_2.0, whole genome shotgun sequence.
ccctctctgcatcttcctgcatccgaatgccggcatccccttcctgttcgacctgactgtgccacatgcccctgtgctgttggagagcagatgctggaagagtgtgggactgctgtaccaattgtccacgtacaaagtgtgtcccttgccgagatgaggagccagcatggtcatcaccacggaccctgacaccccaagcccctcataatgtttgatgtcagtggtggaccctgtgtaaactataatatcctggacaaatcctgtcttcacgtcgcacatgacaaagaacttgactccaaacctgtgccttttggagggaatatattgacggaacgccagcctacctttccataacatcagggactcatcaatgcataggtccttgtatggcacaaagacccgaccaaatgctgatgtcaggctgataagaacatttcttattttgtataacgggtcacttaggatggcagtagcattgttgacAAAATGCAGGCATCGCAGAAGAACTAGGAAGCGAtcttgggaaaagagggaggcaaagaagggagttgcaaacataggatctgtgctccagtattctcttagggagttcttctttactattcccatgagaaggactgtcaccaggaaggtatacatttcactaattgtggttgtcacccatttagcgagtttccccctcactcctggctctctcttctcctgtagctctaaggcatagcgattggtctcCTCAACTAtctctcccaccagctcctctgtgagaaacaacttgaagcactctgcctcagttggaaatggcaaggggcgttgcactccagactgggactcgTCAAAGCAGACAGCAGGGCCAGGTGGGGTGAAATGACTGGTggccttccagctaccacagaactcctgtacttcatccactgtcggtctgcctccatcaccaccagcatcttcaaagggaccTGGTACTTCCTCAGTTGACAAGGGAAATtcagattcagggttctcaatggctacaaggttgaggggcagctcctcactgtcactgtcagaatctgattcctgactttcatactcagactcattgtcagaattttaaaaaatctccagaatttccacatttgtgagttgtctccttttgaaagacattgttaatgctacagtttagctcactagctacatacataaacaacaacactgaatggcgcagagtgggaggttacgtggttgactgccggcacgcgccacttgtatcaataaatcactatcagaaaatgttttgtgtggtaattatttgtgtatttacgattttattcacatgttttcaattCTAGGTGGCAactcatgcattccgattcttgcacagattgtaatgggcacatattatgtgtgtaaaatacttttttgaaggttgtactgattatgatgagctaagctaattccagctgtgtagccatgtttgttgacatacaatgcattctgggattcacgtctgtttgaccaaagatgttacaacaaaatgaggtgagtaagagttcacaaattttttgaggacttccggaagttaatggtgggatgtgaacgacggtagatgacacaccccttcaacatgcatactacaaacagaccaaactcatctcgtcttctcttattatcttcGGTTTCTGTGAGGAAAAAATGCATGGCTGCACGCTGAAACTAAtcgtcggattactttcgatttctatgaagtgttttacctagttatttcgatcaatggtgagctcacccgtgatgtgattaattatatatagtaattgctattagctcattcatattgtagtttacgtcagccgagagttagaaaatatgactgcttgtgttgggtcaatctttcgtcagcgctaggacaaatgtagcctacatttttccggttaggatgattgtgttatgctatatttacttctgtgaatatctgaacaatgcatccaaaaataaactgctgacattctggacataactttgtacggactgtgtttgtgtaaatagtttctgaaaaaagtgtggccagctcaaacgctgattgttgcgtcattcgaAACTGCCGTTCTAAACGAACATTCTAAACGAGTGTTCTaaacacacgggtgtgatcgtacgcttcagggaccactgtagaacgatcacacccgtgtgatggTACGTGTGAAAGGGTTAAGAAAGATCATGTTAATGATCCCAGCTAGcacttaatgttctgagaaccaaatgtttcttagagcttggtgagagcatgGTTGTCCTATGGATATTTTGCATACgaccttcccacaactttctgggaatggtgcaagatagttgcttggctttggaacatcctcagcacatttaaggaacttgacaaaagAAACATTTTCTTGGCATTTTGATACTTAAACAGaacgtttcctaaaagttcaaacatggtaTATTAAATTTCaattttggtaatgttctagaACGTTCTCCAATTGGTTTAACATtaggaatgttctcaaatagtttaGAGCGCATTAAGAAATAAGAATCGTCTGTGGGAATTTCAGCATACCATTGTTCAGAGAAC
It includes:
- the LOC135572508 gene encoding piggyBac transposable element-derived protein 4-like → MYTFLVTVLLMGIVKKNSLREYWSTDPMFATPFFASLFSQDRFLVLLRCLHFVNNATAILSDPLYKIRNVLISLTSAFGRVFVPYKDLCIDESLMLWKGRLAFRQYIPSKRHRFGVKFFVMCDVKTGFVQDIIVYTGSTTDIKHYEGLGVSGSVVMTMLAPHLGKGHTLYVDNWYSSPTLFQHLLSNSTGACGTVRSNRKGMPAFGCRKMQRGEVEFQENGQQLAVKWHDKRDVHVLSTVHTATMSATGKVDHLTGERKIKPDCVLDYNLKMGAVDKADMINSFVECTRKTNKWYKKIFFHLIDTAVLNGSIVHRQLTGKVITYQKYRENLMRELLEEHHTPRRPSTGGRPAVDNPLRLTARHFPCKVPQTASQGSRTRRHCKVCLSGARRSKQRKMTKYMCLACDTPLCISPCFEEYHMLKHY